One part of the Entelurus aequoreus isolate RoL-2023_Sb linkage group LG05, RoL_Eaeq_v1.1, whole genome shotgun sequence genome encodes these proteins:
- the bmp8a gene encoding bone morphogenetic protein 8A isoform X3 produces the protein MASSWLTRSSGRVLLRLLPRTLLLLLLLLLLAQQAQAALHSSFRRLSGREKKEMQKEILSILGLPGRPRPHPPLRPPSSAPLFMLDLYHAMAVDGEDDGGNDIIGPGPVVKFRGGERRAAVHRPALPTLSTHMPPLGTVVSEADTVMSFVNLVEQERDLLQPRPYWKEFRFDLTPLPQGETVTAAEFRIYKTLTLGQRANRTLHISVYEIQRDNRHREPELVLLDMQSVPAGQEGWLAFDVTSASNHWLLHPRSNLGIRLYVETEEDRSLSAAWIGLVGRRGPRSKQPFMVTFFRESQIPCRPPRAVKTHPRRKKPKYDLPVPSIHNRSPVNNGGQPCKKHELYVSFSDLGWKATLPTTVMENVSTLLVPA, from the exons ATGGCCTCCTCCTGGTTGACCAGAAGTAGCGGCCGGGTTCTCCTCCGCCTCCTGCCGAGGACGCTGCTCCTCCTGCTGCTACTGCTTCTCCTTGCCCAGCAGGCGCAGGCGGCGCTCCACTCCAGCTTTCGCCGCCTGAGTGGCCGCGAGAAGAAGGAGATGCAGAAGGAGATCTTGTCCATCCTGGGCCTGCCGGGGCGACCCAGACCCCACCCACCGCTCAGGCCGCCGTCCTCAGCCCCGCTCTTCATGCTGGACCTGTACCACGCCATGGCTGTGGACGGCGAGGACGACGGCGGCAACGACATCATCGGGCCCGGACCTGTGGTCAAGTTCAGAGGCGGCGAGCGGCGGGCTGCGGTCCACCGCCCGGCGCTGCCCACCCTCAGCACGCACATGCCGCCGCTCGGCACCGTGGTCAGCGAGGCCGACACCGTGATGAGCTTCGTCAACCTGG TGGAGCAAGAGCGAGACCTCCTGCAGCCTCGGCCGTACTGGAAGGAGTTCCGCTTTGACCTGACGCCGCTCCCGCAGGGTGAGACGGTTACGGCGGCCGAGTTCCGCATCTACAAGACGCTGACGTTGGGCCAGAGGGCAAACCGAACGCTGCACATTTCCGTCTACGAGATCCAGAGAGACAACAGACACAG ggagcctgagctggtgctgcTGGACATGCAGTCCGTACCCGCAGGCCAggaaggctggctggcgtttgACGTCACCTCGGCCTCCAACCACTGGCTCCTGCACCCCCGCAGCAACCTGGGCATCCGACTCTACGTGGAGACGGAGGAAG ATCGCTCCCTCTCGGCGGCCTGGATCGGGCTGGTGGGCCGCCGGGGTCCTCGCTCCAAGCAGCCCTTCATGGTGACTTTCTTCAGGGAGAGCCAGATCCCCTGTCGGCCCCCCCGCGCCGTCAAGACACACCCCCGCAGGAAGAAGCCCAAATATGACCTCCCTGTGCCCAGCATTCATA atCGAAGTCCTGTCAACAATGGCGGTCAGCCGTGTAAAAAACACGAACTCTACGTCAGCTTCAGTGACCTCGGATGGAAG
- the bmp8a gene encoding bone morphogenetic protein 8A isoform X2 — MASSWLTRSSGRVLLRLLPRTLLLLLLLLLLAQQAQAALHSSFRRLSGREKKEMQKEILSILGLPGRPRPHPPLRPPSSAPLFMLDLYHAMAVDGEDDGGNDIIGPGPVVKFRGGERRAAVHRPALPTLSTHMPPLGTVVSEADTVMSFVNLVEQERDLLQPRPYWKEFRFDLTPLPQGETVTAAEFRIYKTLTLGQRANRTLHISVYEIQRDNRHREPELVLLDMQSVPAGQEGWLAFDVTSASNHWLLHPRSNLGIRLYVETEEDRSLSAAWIGLVGRRGPRSKQPFMVTFFRESQIPCRPPRAVKTHPRRKKPKYDLPVPSIHNRSPVNNGGQPCKKHELYVSFSDLGWKFCDLLFRTGFWPPQATLPTTVMENVSTLLVPA, encoded by the exons ATGGCCTCCTCCTGGTTGACCAGAAGTAGCGGCCGGGTTCTCCTCCGCCTCCTGCCGAGGACGCTGCTCCTCCTGCTGCTACTGCTTCTCCTTGCCCAGCAGGCGCAGGCGGCGCTCCACTCCAGCTTTCGCCGCCTGAGTGGCCGCGAGAAGAAGGAGATGCAGAAGGAGATCTTGTCCATCCTGGGCCTGCCGGGGCGACCCAGACCCCACCCACCGCTCAGGCCGCCGTCCTCAGCCCCGCTCTTCATGCTGGACCTGTACCACGCCATGGCTGTGGACGGCGAGGACGACGGCGGCAACGACATCATCGGGCCCGGACCTGTGGTCAAGTTCAGAGGCGGCGAGCGGCGGGCTGCGGTCCACCGCCCGGCGCTGCCCACCCTCAGCACGCACATGCCGCCGCTCGGCACCGTGGTCAGCGAGGCCGACACCGTGATGAGCTTCGTCAACCTGG TGGAGCAAGAGCGAGACCTCCTGCAGCCTCGGCCGTACTGGAAGGAGTTCCGCTTTGACCTGACGCCGCTCCCGCAGGGTGAGACGGTTACGGCGGCCGAGTTCCGCATCTACAAGACGCTGACGTTGGGCCAGAGGGCAAACCGAACGCTGCACATTTCCGTCTACGAGATCCAGAGAGACAACAGACACAG ggagcctgagctggtgctgcTGGACATGCAGTCCGTACCCGCAGGCCAggaaggctggctggcgtttgACGTCACCTCGGCCTCCAACCACTGGCTCCTGCACCCCCGCAGCAACCTGGGCATCCGACTCTACGTGGAGACGGAGGAAG ATCGCTCCCTCTCGGCGGCCTGGATCGGGCTGGTGGGCCGCCGGGGTCCTCGCTCCAAGCAGCCCTTCATGGTGACTTTCTTCAGGGAGAGCCAGATCCCCTGTCGGCCCCCCCGCGCCGTCAAGACACACCCCCGCAGGAAGAAGCCCAAATATGACCTCCCTGTGCCCAGCATTCATA atCGAAGTCCTGTCAACAATGGCGGTCAGCCGTGTAAAAAACACGAACTCTACGTCAGCTTCAGTGACCTCGGATGGAAG